A window from Bombus pascuorum chromosome 12, iyBomPasc1.1, whole genome shotgun sequence encodes these proteins:
- the LOC132912499 gene encoding myosin-I heavy chain isoform X2 has product MVAKHFTQGSSPELGVPDMTVISDIDETGINRNLQVRYKRDQIYTYTGSILVAVNPYKEVDFYTNEYVNRYHGQKMGSLEPHVFALAEAAYRSLQDTESNQSCVISGESGAGKTETTKFILQYLCSVTSNVDTWVEQQILEANTILEAFGNAKTVRNDNSSRFGKFMQVCFDSKWMIKGCIIQDYLLEQSRITFQSSGERNYHVFYQLVEAGTRDEEFAEQYKLMPANHYKYLNQSGCVKIDGISDCKKLDALRLAFNVLQVAPEMCEGIFRVLSAILWLGNLSFEDVDGERCELTKEDLDIVGTVAPLLGLQVEDLTKVVLIRQINVRGNITEIPLKVQEARENRHAMAKALYSRTFAWLINHINNCTNPGQDSSRFLGVLDIFGFENFAVNSFEQLCINYTNEKLHKFFNHYVFALEQELYRQEEIQYSHITFTDNTMCLELIEKPPRCVLKLLTEQCHMPKGSDLAYLTNLHAEFENHPCYVKGDDRRKWEKEFGVKHYAGCVTYAVEGFVDKNRDVQQDVFFDFMSRSTNEFVQEITVYQDLLGCTVARASGNATTMSRGTSKGKPTLCDSFRHQLQALVDVLQATTPWYARCIKPNMQKVSNHYDEKLVLDQLKYLGMLDIIRIRKEGFPIHMPFHDFIARYRCLDKARLSRSYNEKEAVRCLISSQGIPETEWQIGKTKVFLRSYVHEPLEDCRNQMVTSNAMMIQKIWRGYVVRREYKRVRDAALKVQHAYRGWKLRIMFIRKRRAAIVIQSHLRGVFAREVAAALREMRRVDEEMRKRERLEEERRLMEDKKALEESQRKAQEEIAALSQMAEQMNSKMAASDLQSVDLDNLFSFLSDVQSTKGNQIIEEIGEQMDALVEDLDVELETVIQQEMELNSKAESKANTPNGQEATSPLQQSSQQQQQQQRIPCPNTGKLGQPSLPEPTEPPPPPPPPATALTMNGGDSSIDNGEPIYESVLPREENSPSSPILVNGNSGSLVNGESCGSPPPAPNNKVIKEPIAGSPPSRPESRNSNSLHLLHHNHHQPVPQQQQNGHDQQQQQAQQSQQPPVEREQRRKCRVERKLQELEDKKEPDNEVTYHDIVEFAQNYFNSHERSPEGTIMATLTRKSRGKSVEFIPKYEMVTYYKGSTIPNSHIHMYDPDNVNVACSVFRDLCKYIRGEMKLDQEIVTIQSIIGYGIEREELRDEIFVQCMRQATNNPNPEWAERVWLLLCLAIVAFQPSKLLYKYFVSFLRKNLALEGKLRQYVQWCVDNCKNMKVSCRQHPPSTVEIAAMRRLGTIVCRFFFLDGRTKAIDVHPTDTASDAVAKLGEKLGLRSLEGWAIYQSRPDGEEHVRAHDYLYDVIAAWEMKQCKLNTAQSTFSTLRRGNNATLGSGDNRFVFKRRLFRNTREISQDPVEVNMLYAQAVYNVVKCDDFPVSEKVALQLAGLQAQVSLGDPKDNDRLDYYSEVDSFLPYRISRARGDDVWVPIIAQAHRQYGAGRKELAAKVLYLSCVMQYPLYGTTMFNVTYRGYWSYGNQLILGINCDGLMLIKPDDKFVLSEYRYQDVESIMLDPSDSFITLSLLRHNPDSSHKCFVFETPQKNEIGSLIVSYCPALAGWITENEVPTKKLKCITNEDRIRLYHNLVNCRRTLVDAEILRKPQDSGGGFLRNTLRRLSKHKIEKLRQEHGSATDHGETYKGFPYAYWAFSRQTIPQSLSKLPDPDEQMALSVFQLILTYAGLGQNGDTVRRVEDEHVNLIQTVMERCIRKENLLGELYLQLIKQTTDHPDPNSRVNLRHWALLSLACSVILPPQKVIRKYLIAHLKRCASDYVTEEGKYARFAEKCLYKTQGTRRRQWPPSREEIMCTINRRPIYARFHFMDGQYHAVEFHPSATARDVMEIIKTKIGLEETAMGYAIYEVLGPTERALIPEEKIADVMSKWERYRTANAQQNQSQRKHAHHFFLFKKHLFLDQYMNLDDPVEKELLYHQVLHDLRADRFPITEKEAMMLTALQAQLELGDCEDAVSDHDYRTISSHCLPPRLVPSLCIEGVLQHHQSLRGMTPPEAKKAFLNLIQSWPLHRATIFDVMQSFTSNWPRVLWLAVDQQGLHLLEHRSRNTLCTYEYSSILSYSPAVSCLMIITGTDKKQSKVILTTSQAHQIANLIREYMDVLQSPPEVPKRESAIAQQIAQQPIQQPSTNLTAPAGGRKSRPASVLHRGAPVIQLQAS; this is encoded by the exons ACGTACACGGGATCCATACTGGTGGCTGTGAATCCGTACAAAGAGGTGGACTTCTACACGAAC GAGTACGTGAATCGATATCATGGTCAGAAGATGGGCTCTCTGGAGCCACACGTATTCGCGTTGGCGGAAGCGGCGTACAGGTCTCTCCAGGACACGGAGAGCAATCAATCCTGCGTGATATCAGGAGAAAGTGGCGCTGGCAAGACGGAAACCACGAAATTCATCTTGCAATACCTTTGCTCGGTGACCAGCAATGTCGACACGTGGGTGGAACAACAAATTCTAGAGGCGAACACCATCCTCGAAGCTTTCG gaAACGCAAAGACAGTAAGGAACGACAACAGCTCCCGGTTTGGCAAGTTTATGCAAGTGTGCTTCGACAGTAAGTGGATGATCAAAGGCTGCATCATCCAAGATTACTTGCTTGAGCAGAGCCGTATAACTTTTCAAAGTAGCGGAGAAAGGAATTACCATGTGTTCTATCAGCTGGTCGAAGCTGGAACCAGAGACGAGGAATTCGCGGAACAATATAAACTGATGCCAGCAAACCACTACAAGTATTTGAACCAGTCTGGTTGTGTGAAGATCGATGGAATCTCCGACTGCAAGAAACTCGATGCTCTTAGGCTTGCGTTTAACGTGCTACAG GTCGCGCCGGAAATGTGCGAGGGTATTTTCAGAGTCCTGTCTGCCATTCTTTGGTTGGGGAATTTGAGCTTCGAGGACGTGGATGGCGAAAGATGCGAACTAACTAAAGAAGACCTTGACATCGTTGGTACGGTTGCTCCTTTGCTCGGGCTGCAGGTTGAGGATCTCACCAAAGTGGTGCTTATACGACAGATAAACGTCCGCGGAAATATCACCGAGATACCATTAAAGGTTCAAGAAGCCCGTGAAAATAGGCATGCGATGGCAAAAGCATTGTACTCGAGAACGTTCGCCTGGTTGATCAATCATATAAACAATTGCACGAATCCTGGCCAGGACAGCTCGAGATTTCTTGGTGTTTTGGATATATTTGGCTTCGAGAACTTTGCCGTCAACAGCTTCGAGCAACTGTGTATCAATTACACGAACGAGAAGCTGCATAAGTTTTTCAATCACTACGTGTTCGCACTGGAACAGGAACTA TATCGACAGGAAGAGATCCAATACTCCCATATCACCTTCACTGACAACACCATGTGCCTGGAATTAATCGAGAAACCTCCACGATGTGTTCTTAAATTACTGACCGAGCAGTGCCATATGCCAAAAGGCTCGGACCTAGCTTACCTGACCAATTTGCATGCAGAATTCGAGAATCATCCTTGCTACGTGAAAGGGGACGATCGACGAAAATGGGAGAAAGAATTTGGAGTGAAACACTACGCTGGATGCGTTACTTACGCAGTCGAAGGATTTGTCGATAAGAATCGAGATGTACAACAAGATGTGTTCTTCGATTTCATGTCTAGGAGCACAAATGAATTTGTTCAAGAAATCACAGTTTATCAGGATCTTTTGGGATGCACGGTAGCTCGTGCAAGTGGAAATGCAACTACCATGTCTCGTGGAACGTCTAAGGGAAAACCAACCCTCTGTGATTCCTTCAGACATCAGTTGCAGGCTCTGGTTGATGTTCTTCAAGCTACCACACCCTGGTACGCTAGATGCATCAAGCCAAATATGCAAAAGGTTTCGAATCACTATGACGAGAAGCTGGTTCTGGACCAGCTGAAATATTTAGGCATGTTAGATATTATTAGAATCAGGAAGGAAGGCTTTCCTATACACATGCCTTTCCACGACTTTATAGCGAGATATCGTTGTTTGGATAAAGCACGTTTGTCACGTTCTTATAACGAGAAAGAGGCTGTTAGGTGCTTAATCAGTAGTCAGGGTATTCCTGAAACTGAATGGCAAATAGGCAAAACTAAAGTGTTTTTAAGAAGCTATGTACACGAGCCACTGGAAGATTGTAGAAATCAAATGGTTACCAGTAACGCTATGATGATACAGAAAATATGGAGAGGCTATGTAGTTCGACGAG aGTATAAACGCGTGAGAGACGCTGCATTGAAAGTGCAACATGCATACCGAGGTTGGAAACTGAGAATAATGTTCATCAGAAAACGAAGAGCAGCCATTGTGATACAGAGTCATCTGCGTGGCGTATTCGCAAGGGAGGTTGCGGCTGCTTTGAGAGAAATGAGACGAGTAGACGAAGAGATGAGGAAGAGGGAGAGATTGGAAGAGGAGAGAAGATTGATGGAGGATAAGAAGGCTCTGGAAGAAAGTCaaag AAAAGCGCAAGAAGAGATCGCTGCATTGTCGCAGATGGCGGAGCAAATGAATTCTAAAATGGCTGCCTCAGATTTGCAATCTGTAGACTTGGACaatctattttcatttttatctgaTGTGCAATCGACAAAGGGTAATCagataattgaagaaattggTGAACAAATGGATGCATTGGTCGAAGACCTCGATGTGGAACTGGAGACTGTAATTCAACAAGAAATGGAGTTAAATTCAAAGGCGGAATCTAAAGCAAATACTCCAAATGGGCAAGAAGCTACCTCGCCATTGCAACAATCAtcacagcagcagcagcagcagcaaagGATACCTTGTCCAAACACTGGCAAACTCGGTCAGCCGAGTCTTCCAGAGCCCACTGAACCTCCTCCACCTCCACCACCTCCTGCTACAGCTTTGACGATGAATGGTGGCGATTCTTCTATTGATAATGGGGAGCCTATCTACGAGTCCGTTTTACCTCGTGAAGAGAACAGTCCTAGCAGTCCAATTTTGGTCAATGGAAATTCTGGATCATTAGTTAACGGTGAATCCTGTGGTTCACCTCCACCTGCACCAAATAACAAAGTCATTAAAGAACCGATTGCTGGTAGCCCTCCATCGAGACCAGAATCTAGAAACTCAAATAGTCTCCATTTGTTGCATCATAATCACCACCAACCGGTACCACAACAGCAACAGAATGGTCATGatcaacaacaacagcaggcGCAGCAATCTCAACAACCACCTGTGGAGAGAGAACAGAGACGCAAATGCAGAGTGGAACGTAAACTTCAAGAATTGGAGGACAAGAAGGAGCCTGATAACGAAGTTACTTATCATGATATCGTAGAATTTGcgcaaaattatttcaatagcCACGAAAGATCTCCCGAGGGTACAATCATGGCTACGCTCACTAGAAAATCACGTGGCAAGAGCGTAGAATTCATTCCAAAGTACGAAATGGTTACCTACTACAAAGGTTCTACTATACCGAATTCTCACATTCATATGTACGACCCTGATAACGTTAATGTGGCTTGTTCTGTCTTCAGG GATCTTTGTAAGTATATAAGAGGAGAAATGAAACTAGATCAGGAAATTGTAActattcaaagtataatagGTTATGGTATTGAGCGTGAAGAATTAAGAGATGAAATTTTCGTCCAATGTATGCGACAAGCAACTAATAACCCTAACCCAGAATGGGCTGAACGAGTCTGGTTATTGCTCTGTTTGGCTATAGTTGCTTTTCAACCTAGTAAACTACTGTACAAGTACTTCGTGTCTTTCTTGCGAAAGAATTTGGCTCTCGAGGGCAAACTACGGCAATACGTTCAGTGGTGCGTggataattgtaaaaatatgaaagtttcCTGTAGACAACATCCACCGTCGACAGTAGAGATTGCGGCCATGAGGCGACTAGGCACTATAGTTTGTCGATTCTTCTTTTTGGATGGAAGAACTAAAGCAATCGATGTGCATCCAACTGATACTGCTTCCGATGCTGTTGCTAAGTTAGGTGAAAAATTGGGTCTCAGGTCTTTAGAAGGTTGGGCAATTTACCAAAGTAGACCGGATGGCGAGGAACATGTTCGAGCGCATGATTATCTATATGATGTTATAGCCGCTTgggaaat gAAACAATGCAAATTAAACACAGCACAATCAACATTTTCAACACTTCGTCGTGGAAATAATGCTACTTTAGGGAGTGGTGATAATCGATTCGTTTTCAAACGAAGGCTTTTCCGAAATACCCGAGAAATATCCCAAGATCCCGTCGAAGTGAACATGCTGTACGCTCAagctgtatataacgttgtgaaG TGCGATGATTTCCCGGTATCAGAAAAAGTCGCGCTCCAGTTGGCGGGCTTACAAGCGCAAGTCTCCTTGGGCGATCCAAAAGATAACGATCGGCTGGATTACTACAGCGAGGTGGATAGTTTTTTGCCTTATCGAATCAGCCGTGCCCGAGGCGACGATGTCTGGGTGCCAATAATAGCGCAGGCACACAGACAGTATGGCGCCGGTCGTAAAGAATTGGCAGCCAAGGTGTTGTATTTATCTTGCGTGATGCAATACCCTCTCTACGGTACGACTATGTTTAACGTGACTTATCGTGGTTATTGGTCATATGGCAATCAACTAATCTTGGGTATAAACTGCGATGGATTGATGCTAATCAAGCCGGATGATAAATTTGTCTTATCAGAGTATCGTTATCAGGATGTGGAAAGCATCATGCTAGACCCAAGTGACTCTTTCATAACACTGTCCCTTCTACGTCACAATCCCGACAGCTCGCACAAGTGTTTTGTCTTTGAAACGCCGCAGAAGAACGAGATAGGTAGTCTGATCGTTAGTTACTGTCCAGCATTGGCAGGCTGGATCACGGAAAACGAGGTTCCTACTAAGAAACTCAAGTGTATTACCAACGAGGATCGTATTAGGCTCTATCATAACTTAGTCAATTGCCGAAGAACACTAGTGGACGCGGAGATATTGAGAAAACCTCAAGATTCTGGTGGTGGTTTCCTAAGAAACACTTTGCGAAGATTGTCTAAGCACAAAATAGAGAAACTTAGGCAAGAACATGGTAGCGCGACTGATCACGGTGAAACCTATAAAGGATTTCCTTATGCCTATTGGGCATTCAGCAGACAAACTATACCTCAGAGTCTTTCAAAACTACCCGATCCGGATGAACAGATGGCTCTTAGTGtattccaattaattttaacttacGCTGGATTAGGACAAAATGGAGATACGGTTCGTAGGGTAGAAGATGAACACGTAAACTTAATACAAACCGTGATGGAACGTTGTATAAGAAAGGAGAATCTCTTAGGTGAACTGTATCTTCAATTGATTAAACAAACTACAGATCACCCTGATCCTAATAGTCGAGTCAATCTCAGGCATTGGGCGTTACTTTCTTTGGCCTGCTCAGTTATTCTACCTCCACAGAAAGTAATTCGAAAGTATCTGATAGCGCATTTGAAACGATGCGCTAGTGATTACGTTACGGAGGAGGGAAAATACGCCAGATTTGCTGAAAAGTGCCTTTACAAGACGCAGGGCACGAGAAGAAGACAATGGCCGCCGAGCAGAGAAGAAATAATGTGCACGATTAATCGCAGGCCTATTTATGCGAGATTCCATTTCATGGATGGACAATATCATGCTGTTGAATTTCATCCTTCAGCAACAGCTAGAGACGTTATGGAGATTATCAAGACTAAGATTGGTTTAGAAGAAACTGCCATGG GTTATGCCATCTATGAAGTCTTAGGACCGACCGAAAGAGCATTGATACCAGAAGAAAAGATTGCCGATGTGATGTCGAAATGGGAGCGTTACAGAACGGCGAACGCACAACAGAATCAATCGCAAAGAAAGCACGCACATcatttcttcttatttaaGAAACATTTGTTCCTTGATCAGTACATGAATCTCGATGATCCGGTGGAGAAAGAGTTACTTTATCATCAAGTACTGCATGATTTACGTGCTGATCGATTTCCTATCACTGAGAAAGAagct ATGATGTTGACAGCGTTACAAGCGCAATTAGAACTCGGTGATTGTGAAGACGCTGTATCGGATCACGATTACCGAACTATATCAAGTCACTGCCTGCCACCAAGACTGGTTCCAAGTTTGTGCATTGAAGGAGTACTTCAACACCATCAATCATTACGAGGAATGACGCCGCCTGAAGCGAAGAAGGCGTTCCTGAATTTAATTCAATCGTGGCCGCTTCACAGGGCCACGATATTCGATGTCATGCAATCATTTACTTCGAATTGGCCACGTGTTCTGTGGTTGGCCGTCGACCAGCAAGGTCTTCACCTTTTGGAGCATCGCTCCAGAAACACTCTCTGTACCTACGAATATAGCAGTATTCTCAGTTATAGTCCAGCTGTTAGTTGTTTGATGATTATCACTGGTACTGATAAGAAGCAGAGCAAAGTTATCCTTACGACATCTCag GCACACCAAATTGCGAACTTAATTCGCGAATACATGGATGTTCTTCAATCACCACCGGAAGTACCGAAAAGAGAATCGGCAATTGCTCAACAAATAGCGCAACAACCGATTCAACAACCATCGACAAATCTTACGGCTCCTGCCGGTGGTCGTAAATCTCGACCTGCTTCGGTATTACACAGAGGTGCTCCAGTGATACAATTGCAAGCTAGTTAA